The following are from one region of the Syngnathus acus chromosome 19, fSynAcu1.2, whole genome shotgun sequence genome:
- the dbf4b gene encoding uncharacterized protein dbf4b isoform X1 — protein sequence MQHFTGSDSFSAGVFKKIGGSWSVRLLLGTLNESRNLPLKTSQRNIMLQPGLLGNLHPGNKKLEGKTFYLDNVKKRPAALLLEAISLLGGSVESFLHRDVSFVVTGSQQASEEKKLTGCKRGSDEPQRPVKQQESVLEGGERRPPTPRPVACGSRGKALLEKAIRNNERLQASSVLTNARTWGVHIVHVDDVLIYLKKLNSEPVVKSSRAERTSTKQSSCHVVKAKPLRLPYLKIEDVSRKYKSLNMQSMSLPSLYYLGRFSPFESPPPPRFEKTAQGDNPSRPKSKVESGSKGKSQTLSPWPPRKKSISYCECCLRSFTNLPEHLESDQHRAFATETSNYDVLEQLVCKMLPAFDLHPSEQAEDVPNRPPTALPIPANCELELLTDAELEHEIQALKGQSSFPAPAQNSPLQLVKSPEELDPVQIPATTSTDLPCPEPDDLTHAATVPLAVLDMAPQVHFPPARSLCPATEDLSIDPYSMPPVLSPQVFSAEDTETRSLYSEPPVLSPQNSDGDYQCEMETMLSVSESFPVSFPLLPSVAVSNTEEVKETLCPFKQSHPATPNPRKRRRHSSCDRDCRKRKRMEEKDISRSEGHVVMQAELCFSARTTLQGVQSNAGSLMCPPVGDRQFSPFKLLGHSVEVRWSPAPKIPSRFSSQDFQQSTSVCIDPALIPDVARLSPASSDSDWDRELLTGLGSAQTGSPSGPSDAAAAGEPDTDFIHRPCVWMSDSSYESRLHTALRPATPAGEPSTFSRTLVQIVEVLH from the exons atgcaacattttacCGGAAGTGACTCGTTCTCCGCCggtgttttcaaaaaaatcgGCGGTAGCTGGAGTGTCCGTCTACTGTTAGGAACCCTTAACGAAAGCAGAAATCTTCCATTAAAAACTTCACAGAG GAATATCATGCTGCAGCCAGGATTGTTAGGAAATCTTCATCCTGGAAATAAGAAGCTAGAAGGGAAAACCTTCTATCTGGACAATGTGAAGAAACGTCCCGCAGCCCTGCTTTTGGAAGCTATATCTCTTCTCGGAGGG AGCGTAGAGAGCTTCCTTCACAGAGACGTGAGCTTTGTGGTTACGGGAAGTCAACAAGCCTCTGAGGAGAAAAAGCTCACAGGATGCAAAAGGGGGAGCGATGAGCCTCAGCGGCCCGTCAAGCAGCAAGAAAGTGTTCTTGAAGGCGGTGAGCGGCGACCGCCAACTCCTCGGCCAGTG GCTTGCGGCAGCCGAGGAAAAGCCCTGCTTGAAAAAGCCATTCGCAACAAT GAGCGACTGCAGGCGAGCAGCGTGTTGACTAACGCCCGTACGTGGGGCGTTCACATTGTCCATGTGGATG ATGTTCTTATTTACTTGAAGAAGTTAAACAGCGAGCCAGTCGTGAAATCCAGCCGAGCAGAG AGGACTTCCACCAAGCAGTCGTCTTGTCACGTTGTCAAAG CTAAGCCTCTGCGATTGCCTTACCTCAAAATTGAAGATGTCAGCAG GAAGTACAAGTCCTTGAATATGCAGTCGATGAGCCTCCCCTCGTTGTACTACTTGGGCCGATTCAGTCCCTTCGAGTCGCCGCCCCCTCCTCGCTTTGAGAAGACGGCGCAAGGAGACAATCCATCCAG GCCAAAGAGCAAAGTGGAAAGCGGTAGTAAGGGGAAATCTCAAACCCTGTCACCTTGGCCACCCCGCAAAAAGAGCATCTCTTACTGTGAATGTTGCCTTCGCTCCTTCACCAACCTACCTGAG CACTTGGAGTCTGATCAGCATCGCGCCTTTGCCACGGAGACTTCCAATTATGACGTCTTGGAGCAGCTGGTGTGCAAAATGCTTCCCGCATTCGACCTCCATCCTTCAGAGCAAGCTGAAGATGTGCCCAATAG gccccCAACTGCTCTGCCCATCCCGGCCAATTGTGAACTTGAGCTTCTGACTGACGCCGAGTTGGAGCATGAAATTCAAGCCTTGAAAGGACAATCATCTTTCCCCGCACCTGCTCAGAATTCTCCTCTTCAGCTCGTGAAATCACCCGAGGAACTAGATCCCGTCCAGATTCCAGCCACGACGTCCACTGATCTCCCGTGCCCCGAACCCGACGACCTCACCCACGCAGCAACTGTGCCCTTGGCTGTTTTGGACATGGCGCCACAAGTCCATTTTCCTCCAGCACGCTCCCTCTGCCCTGCTACAGAAGATTTGTCTATTGACCCGTACTCCATGCCACCGGTCCTCAGCCCGCAAGTCTTCTCCGCCGAGGACACGGAGACCCGCAGTTTATACTCTGAACCGCCTGTCCTCAGTCCTCAGAACTCCGATGGAGATTATCAATGTGAAATGGAGACAATGCTAAGTGTGTCTGAATCGTTTCCTGTCTCCTTCCCCTTGCTTCCTTCTGTGGCAGTGTCCAATACAGAAGAAGTGAAGGAAACCCTGTGCCCTTTTAAGCAATCTCACCCGGCGACTCCAAACCCCCGAAAACGTCGTCGCCATTCCAGCTGCGACCGCGATTGCAGGAAAAGGAAAAGGATGGAAGAAAAGGACATTTCACGATCGGAAGGTCACGTCGTTATGCAGGCTGAGCTGTGTTTTTCTGCGAGGACGACTCTTCAAGGGGTGCAGTCAAATGCAGGCTCTCTAATGTGTCCTCCCGTGGGAGACAGACAATTCTCTCCATTCAAATTGTTGGGTCACAGTGTTGAAGTAAGATGGTCGCCTGCTCCAAAGATCCCGTCACGCTTCTCCAGCCAAGACTTCCAACAATCCACTTCGGTGTGTATCGACCCGGCCCTGATCCCCGACGTAGCGCGCCTCTCCCCGGCCTCGTCCGACTCGGACTGGGACCGCGAGCTGCTGACCGGCCTGGGCTCCGCGCAGACCGGGTCGCCGTCGGGCCCGAGCGACGCGGCGGCAGCGGGCGAGCCAGACACGGACTTCATCCACAGGCCGTGCGTGTGGATGAGCGACAGCAGCTACGAGTCGCGGCTGCACACCGCCTTGCGGCCAGCCACCCCTGCGGGGGAACCCTCGACATTCTCCAGGACGCTGGTGCAAATTGTTGAGGTACTTCACTGA
- the dbf4b gene encoding uncharacterized protein dbf4b isoform X2, translated as MLQPGLLGNLHPGNKKLEGKTFYLDNVKKRPAALLLEAISLLGGSVESFLHRDVSFVVTGSQQASEEKKLTGCKRGSDEPQRPVKQQESVLEGGERRPPTPRPVACGSRGKALLEKAIRNNERLQASSVLTNARTWGVHIVHVDDVLIYLKKLNSEPVVKSSRAERTSTKQSSCHVVKAKPLRLPYLKIEDVSRKYKSLNMQSMSLPSLYYLGRFSPFESPPPPRFEKTAQGDNPSRPKSKVESGSKGKSQTLSPWPPRKKSISYCECCLRSFTNLPEHLESDQHRAFATETSNYDVLEQLVCKMLPAFDLHPSEQAEDVPNRPPTALPIPANCELELLTDAELEHEIQALKGQSSFPAPAQNSPLQLVKSPEELDPVQIPATTSTDLPCPEPDDLTHAATVPLAVLDMAPQVHFPPARSLCPATEDLSIDPYSMPPVLSPQVFSAEDTETRSLYSEPPVLSPQNSDGDYQCEMETMLSVSESFPVSFPLLPSVAVSNTEEVKETLCPFKQSHPATPNPRKRRRHSSCDRDCRKRKRMEEKDISRSEGHVVMQAELCFSARTTLQGVQSNAGSLMCPPVGDRQFSPFKLLGHSVEVRWSPAPKIPSRFSSQDFQQSTSVCIDPALIPDVARLSPASSDSDWDRELLTGLGSAQTGSPSGPSDAAAAGEPDTDFIHRPCVWMSDSSYESRLHTALRPATPAGEPSTFSRTLVQIVEVLH; from the exons ATGCTGCAGCCAGGATTGTTAGGAAATCTTCATCCTGGAAATAAGAAGCTAGAAGGGAAAACCTTCTATCTGGACAATGTGAAGAAACGTCCCGCAGCCCTGCTTTTGGAAGCTATATCTCTTCTCGGAGGG AGCGTAGAGAGCTTCCTTCACAGAGACGTGAGCTTTGTGGTTACGGGAAGTCAACAAGCCTCTGAGGAGAAAAAGCTCACAGGATGCAAAAGGGGGAGCGATGAGCCTCAGCGGCCCGTCAAGCAGCAAGAAAGTGTTCTTGAAGGCGGTGAGCGGCGACCGCCAACTCCTCGGCCAGTG GCTTGCGGCAGCCGAGGAAAAGCCCTGCTTGAAAAAGCCATTCGCAACAAT GAGCGACTGCAGGCGAGCAGCGTGTTGACTAACGCCCGTACGTGGGGCGTTCACATTGTCCATGTGGATG ATGTTCTTATTTACTTGAAGAAGTTAAACAGCGAGCCAGTCGTGAAATCCAGCCGAGCAGAG AGGACTTCCACCAAGCAGTCGTCTTGTCACGTTGTCAAAG CTAAGCCTCTGCGATTGCCTTACCTCAAAATTGAAGATGTCAGCAG GAAGTACAAGTCCTTGAATATGCAGTCGATGAGCCTCCCCTCGTTGTACTACTTGGGCCGATTCAGTCCCTTCGAGTCGCCGCCCCCTCCTCGCTTTGAGAAGACGGCGCAAGGAGACAATCCATCCAG GCCAAAGAGCAAAGTGGAAAGCGGTAGTAAGGGGAAATCTCAAACCCTGTCACCTTGGCCACCCCGCAAAAAGAGCATCTCTTACTGTGAATGTTGCCTTCGCTCCTTCACCAACCTACCTGAG CACTTGGAGTCTGATCAGCATCGCGCCTTTGCCACGGAGACTTCCAATTATGACGTCTTGGAGCAGCTGGTGTGCAAAATGCTTCCCGCATTCGACCTCCATCCTTCAGAGCAAGCTGAAGATGTGCCCAATAG gccccCAACTGCTCTGCCCATCCCGGCCAATTGTGAACTTGAGCTTCTGACTGACGCCGAGTTGGAGCATGAAATTCAAGCCTTGAAAGGACAATCATCTTTCCCCGCACCTGCTCAGAATTCTCCTCTTCAGCTCGTGAAATCACCCGAGGAACTAGATCCCGTCCAGATTCCAGCCACGACGTCCACTGATCTCCCGTGCCCCGAACCCGACGACCTCACCCACGCAGCAACTGTGCCCTTGGCTGTTTTGGACATGGCGCCACAAGTCCATTTTCCTCCAGCACGCTCCCTCTGCCCTGCTACAGAAGATTTGTCTATTGACCCGTACTCCATGCCACCGGTCCTCAGCCCGCAAGTCTTCTCCGCCGAGGACACGGAGACCCGCAGTTTATACTCTGAACCGCCTGTCCTCAGTCCTCAGAACTCCGATGGAGATTATCAATGTGAAATGGAGACAATGCTAAGTGTGTCTGAATCGTTTCCTGTCTCCTTCCCCTTGCTTCCTTCTGTGGCAGTGTCCAATACAGAAGAAGTGAAGGAAACCCTGTGCCCTTTTAAGCAATCTCACCCGGCGACTCCAAACCCCCGAAAACGTCGTCGCCATTCCAGCTGCGACCGCGATTGCAGGAAAAGGAAAAGGATGGAAGAAAAGGACATTTCACGATCGGAAGGTCACGTCGTTATGCAGGCTGAGCTGTGTTTTTCTGCGAGGACGACTCTTCAAGGGGTGCAGTCAAATGCAGGCTCTCTAATGTGTCCTCCCGTGGGAGACAGACAATTCTCTCCATTCAAATTGTTGGGTCACAGTGTTGAAGTAAGATGGTCGCCTGCTCCAAAGATCCCGTCACGCTTCTCCAGCCAAGACTTCCAACAATCCACTTCGGTGTGTATCGACCCGGCCCTGATCCCCGACGTAGCGCGCCTCTCCCCGGCCTCGTCCGACTCGGACTGGGACCGCGAGCTGCTGACCGGCCTGGGCTCCGCGCAGACCGGGTCGCCGTCGGGCCCGAGCGACGCGGCGGCAGCGGGCGAGCCAGACACGGACTTCATCCACAGGCCGTGCGTGTGGATGAGCGACAGCAGCTACGAGTCGCGGCTGCACACCGCCTTGCGGCCAGCCACCCCTGCGGGGGAACCCTCGACATTCTCCAGGACGCTGGTGCAAATTGTTGAGGTACTTCACTGA